From the genome of Rhineura floridana isolate rRhiFlo1 chromosome 7, rRhiFlo1.hap2, whole genome shotgun sequence, one region includes:
- the TSPAN15 gene encoding tetraspanin-15, translating into MAVGDSEQVRYCARFSYLCLKFTLITYSTVFWLLGGFVLAVGIYAEVERQKYKTLESAFLAPAIILILLGIVMFLVSFVGVLASLRDNICLLQTFMYILGVCLLIELIGGVVALIFRNQTIDFLNDNIRRGIENYYDDLDFKNIMDFVQKQFKCCGGEDFKDWAENQYHDCNAPGPLACGVPYSCCVTNKTAVVNTMCGYKTINEERLSVQHIIYVRGCTSAVLIWFLDNYAIMAGILFGILFPQFLGVLLSLLYITRVEDIIAEYKLNETLLGGGRQKADIEYTSAGCCMCFPE; encoded by the exons atggcggTGGGAGACTCGGAGCAGGTTCGCTACTGCGCCCGCTTCTCCTATCTGTGCCTCAAGTTCACTCTCATCACCTACTCCACGGTGTTTTGG TTGCTAGGAGGATTTGTCCTAGCAGTTGGCATTTATGCAGAAGTTGAAAGACAGAAATATAAAACCCTTGAAAGTGCCTTTTTAGCTCCAGCAATTATTCTAATACTCCTAGGTATTGTAATGTTCCTTGTTTCCTTTGTGGGTGTATTAGCTTCCTTAAGGGACAACATATGCCTTCTTCAAACT TTCATGTACATCTTAGGTGTTTGCTTGCTCATTGAACTAATTGGTGGAGTTGTGGCCTTAATCTTCAGAAATCAG ACAATTGACTTTTTAAATGACAATATCCGAAGAGGAATTGAGAATTACTATGATGACCTGGACTTCAAAAACATAATGGATTTTGTTCAAAAGCAG TTTAAGTGCTGTGGTGGAGAAGATTTTAAAGACTGGGCAGAAAACCAGTACCATGACTGTAATGCCCCAGGACCACTAGCTTGTGGAGTTCCATACTCTTGTTGTGTCACAAACAAG ACAGCAGTTGTCAATACCATGTGTGGATATAAAACCATCAATGAAGAG CGCCTGAGTGTTCAACACATTATATATGTGAGAGGATGCACAAGCGCAGTACTCATTTGGTTTTTGGACAACTATGCCATCATGGCTGGCATTCTGTTTGGTATATTGTTCCCTCAG TTCCTTGGAGTGTTGTTATCTTTGCTTTACATCACCCGGGTAGAAGATATCATTGCTGAGTACAAGCTTAATGAGACCCTGCTAGGTGGTGGGAGACAGAAGGCTGACATTGAATATACTAGTGCCGGGTGCTGTATGTGTTTTCCTGAGTAA